A genomic window from Populus alba chromosome 19, ASM523922v2, whole genome shotgun sequence includes:
- the LOC118056645 gene encoding CLAVATA3/ESR (CLE)-related protein 3-like — MANLKLWVCLVLLFLTFSTSETRHLDQQPYLGRKNPARMVQELNEKSKQLFEDDSDVTGSPYESKRISPGGPDPKHH; from the coding sequence ATGGCCAATTTGAAGCTCTGGGTGTGCCTCGTTTTGCTGTTTCTTACGTTTTCTACGTCAGAAACCAGACATCTTGATCAGCAGCCTTACCTCGGGAGGAAGAACCCGGCAAGAATGGTGCAAGAACTGAATGAGAAATCAAAACAACTCTTCGAAGACGATTCAGATGTGACTGGAAGCCCTTACGAATCGAAACGAATCAGTCCTGGAGGGCCAGACCCCAAACATCATTAA